From one Candidatus Paceibacterota bacterium genomic stretch:
- a CDS encoding DEAD/DEAH box helicase family protein translates to MKDKGKFKIFTGFKPAGDQPKAIESLVDGLKKGMRHQTLLGVTGSGKTFTAANVIAQINKPTLVIAHNKTLAAQLAQEYREFFPENAVHYFVSYYDYYQPEAYIAHSDTYIEKEAQINEEIDRLRHASTQALLTRKDVIIVASVSCIYGLGSPVEYEKVNVKLSRGMSLDRAELIRKLIGLYFTRTNADLTPSTFRALGNALEIMPVNERVIYKISFDGARIGKIIMIDPITRSITGDVEAFFLFPAKHFVTPEDERLRAVEDIKHELDTRLAELKKDGKIIEAERLKRRTNYDLALIREVGYCNGIENYSRHFSGK, encoded by the coding sequence ATGAAAGATAAAGGAAAGTTCAAAATATTCACTGGTTTTAAGCCGGCTGGCGATCAGCCAAAAGCCATCGAATCCCTTGTGGATGGATTGAAAAAGGGCATGCGCCATCAAACCTTGCTGGGTGTGACTGGCTCTGGAAAAACTTTTACCGCTGCCAATGTGATAGCCCAGATCAACAAACCCACTCTAGTCATCGCCCACAATAAGACTCTGGCCGCCCAACTCGCTCAAGAATACCGTGAATTTTTTCCCGAAAATGCCGTACATTATTTTGTCTCATACTACGACTACTATCAGCCAGAGGCTTACATTGCACACAGCGATACATATATAGAGAAGGAGGCCCAGATCAACGAGGAAATCGATCGCCTTCGTCACGCTTCTACCCAAGCACTTTTGACGCGTAAGGATGTCATCATCGTAGCTTCTGTTTCATGTATCTACGGCCTAGGTTCTCCAGTGGAATATGAAAAAGTAAACGTCAAACTTTCCCGAGGCATGTCATTAGATCGTGCCGAGCTTATTCGTAAGCTCATCGGACTATACTTTACCCGTACTAACGCCGACCTCACTCCATCTACTTTTCGAGCCCTTGGAAATGCTCTCGAGATCATGCCTGTCAACGAACGAGTAATTTATAAAATTAGTTTTGATGGAGCACGCATTGGAAAAATAATTATGATTGACCCCATTACTCGAAGTATCACAGGGGATGTCGAGGCATTTTTTCTTTTTCCGGCCAAACATTTTGTCACTCCTGAAGACGAGCGTTTACGAGCAGTGGAAGATATAAAACATGAGCTTGATACCCGCCTAGCTGAATTAAAAAAAGACGGTAAAATTATAGAAGCTGAACGCCTCAAACGTCGCACCAATTACGATCTCGCCTTGATTCGTGAGGTGGGGTACTGCAACGGTATTGAAAATTATTCACGACATTTTTCGGGTAAA
- the tgt gene encoding tRNA guanosine(34) transglycosylase Tgt: MQKQKRSDKPLTFNIEKKLAGTLGRAGTIDTPHGQIETPAFVTVGTKATVKALTPEQVSQLGAQVVLANTYHLYLQPGDPLIKKAGGLGKWMQWSGPTMTDSGGFQVFSLGAAYGKNISKITGKDVDIDETEKQLRRTPLLAEAPEELAPKIAVIDEMGVTFKSHIDGSMHYITPRRSIEIQHNIGADMIFAFDECTSPNEPFAYQREALDRTHRWARASLEYHKSQGNSSRQALFGIIQGGRFEDLRKESAKIIGEMKVGFGLPGEGEGFDGFGIGGSFAKEDMSTAVQWVNNILPEDKPRHLLGIGEPEDLFMAVENGCDLFDCVAPTRNARSGTLFTRQGKINMGNARFVEDFSPIDEGCQCYTCQHYTRAYISHLFRSKEMLAATLSSIHNLYFIINLVKKIRQSILDENFEEYKKSFLGEYTKNKI, from the coding sequence ATGCAAAAACAGAAGCGTTCTGACAAGCCGCTCACTTTTAATATAGAAAAAAAATTAGCCGGCACGCTAGGGCGAGCTGGAACGATTGACACGCCTCATGGTCAGATAGAGACACCTGCTTTTGTGACAGTGGGCACCAAAGCCACCGTCAAAGCTCTCACTCCAGAGCAAGTATCTCAGCTCGGAGCCCAAGTAGTCCTTGCCAACACCTACCATCTATATCTTCAGCCCGGAGACCCTTTGATCAAAAAAGCCGGCGGTCTCGGTAAGTGGATGCAGTGGTCTGGTCCGACCATGACAGACTCGGGTGGGTTCCAGGTTTTTTCCTTGGGGGCAGCGTATGGAAAAAATATTTCTAAAATTACCGGCAAGGATGTCGATATCGATGAAACAGAAAAGCAGTTGCGGAGGACACCGCTTCTTGCTGAAGCCCCAGAAGAGCTCGCTCCCAAAATAGCCGTGATTGATGAGATGGGTGTAACCTTCAAATCTCATATCGATGGGTCAATGCACTACATTACCCCTCGCCGTTCTATTGAAATCCAACACAATATCGGTGCGGACATGATTTTTGCTTTTGATGAATGTACCTCGCCCAACGAACCTTTTGCTTACCAGCGCGAAGCTTTAGATCGGACTCATCGCTGGGCTCGAGCCTCTCTTGAATATCATAAGTCTCAAGGAAATTCTTCGAGGCAAGCTCTTTTCGGTATCATTCAAGGCGGCCGCTTCGAAGATTTACGCAAAGAAAGTGCCAAAATAATAGGGGAGATGAAGGTGGGTTTTGGTTTGCCAGGCGAAGGTGAAGGCTTTGATGGTTTTGGTATCGGAGGTTCTTTTGCCAAGGAAGACATGTCTACAGCGGTGCAATGGGTCAACAATATTTTGCCAGAGGACAAACCTCGGCATCTTCTTGGTATCGGTGAACCTGAAGATCTTTTTATGGCCGTGGAAAATGGCTGTGATCTTTTTGATTGCGTGGCTCCGACTCGCAATGCTCGATCAGGCACTCTTTTTACTCGGCAAGGAAAAATAAATATGGGCAATGCCCGTTTTGTTGAGGATTTTTCGCCTATAGATGAGGGTTGCCAATGCTATACCTGTCAGCACTATACCCGTGCGTATATCTCGCATCTTTTTCGTTCTAAGGAAATGTTGGCCGCCACCCTTTCATCCATTCACAATTTATATTTTATTATCAATTTAGTAAAAAAAATTCGTCAGTCTATTCTAGATGAAAATTTTGAGGAGTATAAAAAAAGTTTTTTGGGAGAGTATACAAAAAATAAAATATAA
- a CDS encoding FKBP-type peptidyl-prolyl cis-trans isomerase — protein sequence MKKLSTNEYIAIVVGIAVMAGLVFFITFTSRQTNPFTMNNQNPNQYLAASSTVADQNATSSAATDNRTVQSGDTIAVQYTGMLQDGTVFDSSIPRGQPFIFTVGAGQVIKGWDEGLIGMKVGDKRHLVLTPDQAYGAQGVTSGGKVIIPPNATLIFDVQVVGIK from the coding sequence ATGAAAAAATTATCCACAAATGAATATATTGCAATAGTCGTTGGTATAGCCGTCATGGCTGGCCTTGTTTTTTTTATTACTTTTACTTCACGTCAAACAAATCCTTTCACTATGAATAATCAAAATCCAAATCAATATTTAGCCGCTTCATCTACAGTCGCTGATCAGAACGCTACTAGCTCAGCCGCTACTGACAATCGGACAGTTCAATCCGGAGACACCATTGCCGTCCAATATACAGGCATGCTCCAGGATGGGACAGTCTTTGACAGTTCCATTCCCCGTGGCCAGCCCTTTATTTTTACTGTTGGGGCAGGGCAGGTGATCAAGGGTTGGGATGAAGGCCTCATTGGTATGAAGGTGGGTGACAAACGCCATCTCGTTTTGACTCCTGACCAGGCTTATGGTGCTCAAGGTGTTACCTCTGGCGGCAAGGTCATCATACCTCCAAACGCCACTCTGATTTTCGATGTGCAAGTTGTTGGTATAAAGTAA
- a CDS encoding AAA family ATPase has protein sequence MNNYPQASQLIRPYKPVLNLEKFVTHQTRHKLKRFSLWVALALMVLTLVVARTKPQDVSVLAGILCIFVGAMIILHVLDAFFYSLYVRLAQRSEKVISFPLAATLDYAIGQSEKLFTRRSNDAGVYFSLSFFGYHVLTRLGVPYNQIDFSKVEKLFTWDDLEGNEAFPKIKNLADYVQLLFRQDTFFADIVRKVEANEQDAVAAASWVEKIWSQQISAERWWSREHFARIPGLGKDWAYGQTNLLEEYGYFVEETEQSGIALLHLKEIENLESALSRAQAANALVLGDSDAGRMAVVKGLSAVITEGHSHPAIEHKKVFVFQSARLAQSQASAVDFENELTRLFNQAIKAGNIIFVIDNFAGFLASAKNLGVSLAPLLVPYLRSSALQTVALADTASYYNVIEGYKEILEHFETVRIATKDSASILDVAEDQASRLESEYGVTFTYQAIRSAFESAERYFSSDSVVDKTNDLLAEIAPVIRKKSKTTGAKLVLKSDVLSLVESKTGIQLGQSDTAEKDKLLNLESILHQRVIGQDEAVKAISQALRRARSGLTKENRPTGSFLFLGPTGVGKTETAKALSDVFFGEQTPMIRFDMSEYAGVDGLVKLIGDAERGGTLVTSLREHRYGVLLLDEFEKASTEVHNLFLQILDEGFFSDTSGTRVNARNLIIIATSNAGSDLIINLLKDLQSHKDQIINEIIARGIFKPELLNRFDGTILFHPLSNDQLSQVAQLQLNGLVKRLREKGIELVITGDLIKTVIERGSDQRFGARPMNRAIADLVEEKIAQALIKGEVKSGDKISFEILVPTGELNIKKL, from the coding sequence ATGAACAACTATCCGCAAGCTAGCCAGCTGATCAGACCATATAAGCCTGTTTTGAATTTAGAAAAATTTGTCACCCATCAGACCAGGCACAAGTTGAAAAGATTTAGTTTGTGGGTAGCCTTGGCCCTGATGGTCCTGACTTTGGTGGTGGCCAGAACAAAACCTCAGGATGTCTCTGTGCTAGCGGGGATACTCTGTATTTTCGTTGGAGCGATGATTATCTTGCATGTTCTGGATGCCTTCTTTTATTCTCTCTACGTTCGTCTGGCTCAAAGATCTGAAAAAGTCATCTCTTTTCCATTGGCGGCTACTCTTGATTATGCCATAGGGCAGTCAGAAAAACTTTTCACGCGGCGTTCCAATGATGCAGGAGTTTATTTTAGCCTCTCTTTTTTCGGCTATCATGTCTTGACTCGATTGGGTGTGCCATACAATCAGATTGATTTTTCAAAAGTCGAAAAACTTTTTACATGGGACGATCTCGAAGGAAATGAAGCTTTTCCTAAAATAAAAAACCTGGCAGACTACGTGCAGCTGCTTTTTCGTCAAGATACTTTTTTTGCCGATATTGTCAGGAAAGTTGAAGCCAATGAACAAGATGCAGTGGCCGCAGCCTCTTGGGTAGAAAAAATTTGGTCCCAGCAGATAAGCGCTGAAAGATGGTGGTCAAGAGAACATTTTGCCAGGATCCCTGGGTTGGGCAAGGATTGGGCGTATGGTCAGACCAATTTGCTAGAGGAATACGGCTATTTTGTAGAAGAAACTGAACAGTCAGGAATAGCCCTTTTACACCTAAAAGAAATTGAAAACCTAGAGTCAGCTTTGTCCCGTGCTCAAGCGGCCAACGCCCTTGTCTTGGGAGACTCAGATGCAGGAAGAATGGCCGTGGTCAAAGGCCTATCAGCCGTGATTACCGAAGGGCACAGTCATCCAGCAATTGAGCATAAAAAAGTTTTTGTTTTCCAAAGTGCCCGTTTGGCCCAGTCTCAGGCTTCTGCAGTAGACTTTGAAAATGAATTGACCAGACTTTTCAACCAAGCCATTAAGGCAGGCAATATTATTTTTGTCATCGATAATTTTGCTGGCTTTTTGGCTTCGGCTAAGAATCTTGGCGTCTCATTGGCGCCTCTTTTAGTGCCTTACCTCCGTTCAAGTGCATTGCAGACTGTGGCTCTGGCTGACACAGCGAGCTACTACAATGTGATTGAGGGCTACAAAGAAATCCTTGAACATTTTGAAACGGTCAGAATTGCCACCAAGGACTCGGCCAGTATCCTCGATGTGGCGGAGGACCAGGCTAGCAGACTCGAGAGTGAGTATGGTGTGACGTTTACCTACCAAGCTATCCGTTCGGCTTTCGAATCCGCCGAACGCTATTTTTCATCTGATTCAGTTGTAGATAAGACAAATGATCTTTTAGCGGAAATTGCTCCGGTGATCAGGAAAAAAAGTAAAACAACTGGCGCTAAGCTTGTCTTGAAGTCTGATGTCCTTTCTCTTGTCGAGTCAAAAACTGGTATCCAACTAGGCCAATCTGATACAGCTGAGAAAGATAAATTACTAAACCTAGAATCAATTCTTCATCAAAGAGTCATAGGGCAGGATGAAGCGGTCAAGGCGATCAGCCAAGCCTTGCGTCGCGCTCGCAGCGGTTTGACCAAGGAAAATCGTCCCACGGGCTCCTTTCTTTTTCTTGGTCCGACTGGTGTAGGTAAGACTGAGACAGCCAAAGCCCTGAGCGATGTCTTTTTTGGAGAGCAGACGCCGATGATTCGTTTTGATATGTCAGAATATGCCGGAGTGGATGGCCTGGTCAAACTAATTGGAGATGCTGAGCGTGGCGGCACCCTCGTCACCTCACTGCGCGAGCATCGCTACGGCGTTTTGCTTCTCGACGAATTTGAAAAGGCTTCCACTGAAGTGCACAATCTTTTTCTCCAAATCCTGGATGAAGGATTTTTCTCAGATACTTCTGGCACGCGAGTAAACGCTCGCAATCTCATAATCATTGCCACCTCAAATGCTGGAAGCGATCTCATTATCAATCTGCTCAAGGATCTACAGTCTCACAAGGATCAGATCATAAATGAAATTATTGCCCGAGGCATTTTTAAACCCGAACTCCTTAACCGTTTTGATGGCACAATTTTATTTCATCCGCTTTCTAATGATCAGCTTTCTCAAGTGGCACAATTGCAGCTCAATGGTTTGGTCAAGAGGCTCCGTGAAAAAGGCATCGAGCTTGTGATCACTGGAGACTTGATTAAAACTGTAATTGAACGAGGCTCAGATCAGCGTTTTGGTGCCCGTCCGATGAATCGAGCTATTGCAGATCTTGTGGAGGAAAAAATTGCTCAAGCCTTGATCAAAGGCGAAGTCAAAAGTGGAGACAAAATTAGCTTTGAAATACTTGTTCCAACAGGGGAGTTGAATATCAAAAAGCTCTGA
- a CDS encoding FtsQ-type POTRA domain-containing protein, giving the protein MVLVRLSALTIKNIDVKGNQVVEAADIENVADAQLAGSYLFLFPKKSILVYPHDAIQTALMKQFIRFSSVSVFRESPTSLGINVIERKPAALWCTDMASSTCYFMDGTGYVFAEAPDFSGDTYVVYTGVIDPSQALGSDYLSPDIFKQIQASIDSLNILGFKTAKVQADAEGTYTFSSANGLSIIMNDRQPFSTSLDTLQTILQSHPLAYFSSIDLRFGNKVFYRTENATSTTSTSTPKKLKP; this is encoded by the coding sequence ATGGTGCTGGTGCGATTGTCTGCTTTGACTATTAAGAATATTGACGTAAAGGGCAATCAGGTCGTCGAGGCTGCCGATATAGAAAATGTGGCCGATGCGCAGCTAGCCGGCTCATACCTTTTTCTTTTTCCTAAAAAAAGTATTCTAGTCTATCCTCATGATGCCATCCAGACTGCCTTGATGAAGCAGTTTATTCGTTTTTCTTCGGTGAGTGTTTTTCGGGAGTCTCCTACAAGCCTGGGTATCAACGTGATTGAGAGAAAGCCAGCCGCTCTTTGGTGTACTGATATGGCTAGCTCTACATGCTATTTTATGGACGGTACCGGCTATGTTTTTGCCGAAGCTCCAGATTTCTCCGGAGACACATACGTGGTCTATACAGGTGTCATTGATCCCAGCCAAGCGCTGGGGAGTGACTATCTTTCGCCAGATATTTTCAAACAAATTCAGGCAAGTATAGACTCACTCAATATTCTAGGTTTTAAAACCGCCAAAGTGCAGGCTGATGCTGAGGGTACATACACTTTTAGCTCAGCCAATGGTCTGAGTATTATTATGAACGATCGTCAGCCGTTTTCTACTAGCCTTGATACCCTCCAGACTATTTTACAGAGCCACCCGTTGGCATATTTTAGTTCGATTGATTTGCGTTTTGGAAATAAAGTTTTTTATCGAACCGAAAATGCAACATCCACCACTTCTACATCCACCCCAAAAAAACTGAAACCGTAG
- the serS gene encoding serine--tRNA ligase: protein MLDIKFIREHKDLIKEGARKKHIDFDVESLISLDDTRRSMVASVETKKSAQNKVGEQIQAITDPAARQPLIEEMQLLKKDIQEEDNKLAEVMKEWQSLMVQVPNIPDISVPEGASDAENVEVRAFGTIPTFSFTPKNHIDLMTAHDMIDLERGAKVAGFRGYFLKNAGAQLEMAVWQAALDFFTKRGFSPMVVPSLVRRETLLGTGYIPQGEDDLYKTQDVDYLAGTGEVATMSYYSDEVLDAKDFPKKMLAFSTCFRREAGSHGKQTKGLYRVHEFFKLEQVVLCEASHETSVALHEELTKNAEEFLQYLGIPYHVVVNCGGDLGLGQVKKYDIEAWTPSENKYGETHSSSYFHDFQTRRLNIRYRDADGKLRFAHSLNNTAIATPRVLISIVENNQQADGTIVIPAVLRPYMGGKEFIGQ, encoded by the coding sequence ATGCTAGACATAAAATTCATAAGAGAACATAAAGATTTGATAAAAGAAGGGGCTCGCAAGAAGCACATAGATTTTGATGTTGAGTCCCTGATCTCTTTAGACGACACTCGCCGCTCTATGGTAGCTTCAGTCGAAACAAAGAAGTCGGCGCAAAATAAAGTGGGTGAGCAAATTCAGGCTATTACCGACCCAGCAGCCCGCCAACCTCTTATCGAAGAAATGCAACTTCTGAAAAAAGATATTCAGGAAGAAGACAATAAATTGGCAGAAGTGATGAAAGAGTGGCAGTCACTGATGGTTCAGGTGCCAAATATTCCGGACATTTCCGTGCCAGAAGGAGCGAGTGATGCAGAAAATGTTGAGGTGCGGGCATTCGGGACTATACCGACTTTCAGTTTTACACCTAAAAATCATATTGATCTCATGACGGCCCACGATATGATTGACCTGGAACGCGGAGCCAAAGTCGCTGGTTTTCGAGGCTATTTTTTAAAAAATGCCGGCGCTCAGCTCGAGATGGCCGTCTGGCAAGCAGCCCTGGACTTTTTTACCAAGAGAGGTTTTTCACCTATGGTTGTGCCGTCTTTGGTCAGACGGGAAACTTTGCTCGGGACGGGCTACATTCCTCAGGGTGAAGATGACCTCTACAAAACCCAGGATGTAGATTATTTGGCTGGCACGGGCGAGGTCGCGACGATGTCATATTATAGTGACGAAGTTTTGGACGCTAAAGATTTTCCGAAAAAAATGCTGGCATTTTCTACCTGCTTTCGACGTGAAGCGGGGAGTCATGGCAAGCAGACTAAAGGTCTCTATCGTGTTCACGAATTTTTTAAACTTGAACAGGTAGTCTTGTGTGAGGCCTCGCACGAAACGTCGGTCGCTCTCCATGAAGAGCTCACAAAGAATGCTGAGGAATTTCTTCAGTACCTCGGGATTCCATATCATGTGGTGGTCAACTGCGGCGGCGATCTCGGTCTCGGCCAAGTCAAAAAATATGACATTGAGGCTTGGACTCCATCAGAAAATAAGTATGGCGAGACACACTCTTCATCGTATTTCCATGATTTTCAGACTAGACGTCTCAATATTCGCTATCGCGATGCAGATGGCAAGCTCAGGTTTGCTCATTCCCTAAACAACACCGCTATTGCTACGCCCCGCGTCCTTATTTCTATTGTGGAAAATAATCAGCAAGCCGATGGGACGATAGTTATTCCGGCAGTTTTGCGTCCATACATGGGCGGCAAAGAGTTTATCGGTCAATAA
- the dprA gene encoding DNA-processing protein DprA, which yields MENPDLEIFLLTPEQFPSLLREINDPPKKLWLLGRPFWLDEDPEKIKFLCVVGSRKYSEYGRRACESLIADLAEYFPDKRCPVVVVSGLALGIDAVAHRAALSAGLRTIAFPGSGLQKDFIYPPSHRNLAREIIASGGALLSEEDPDACAAPWMFPKRNRLMAGMSHAVLIVEAEKGSGTLITSRRATDYNRDVLTIPGSIFSSNSYGPHMLIRDGAVPITCSEDILEVFGLLKDSEAAEKTNIPVQVTLDLPASEEQKIADTLQIPQTIDQIIQQTNLPAYIVRATLSLMEINGLIKKVAGIFYKK from the coding sequence ATGGAAAATCCTGACCTAGAAATCTTTCTGCTCACGCCAGAGCAGTTTCCCTCACTTTTAAGAGAAATAAATGACCCTCCTAAAAAACTTTGGTTGCTTGGACGACCCTTTTGGCTGGATGAAGACCCTGAAAAAATAAAATTTTTATGTGTCGTCGGTTCACGAAAATATTCTGAATATGGAAGACGGGCATGCGAAAGCCTCATTGCCGACCTGGCTGAATATTTTCCTGACAAAAGATGTCCTGTCGTGGTTGTTTCTGGTCTGGCTCTAGGGATCGATGCTGTTGCTCATCGGGCCGCGCTAAGTGCTGGCCTTCGGACTATTGCTTTTCCAGGCTCTGGACTTCAGAAAGATTTTATCTATCCGCCTAGTCATCGAAATCTGGCAAGAGAAATCATCGCGAGTGGTGGGGCGCTCCTTTCTGAAGAAGACCCGGATGCGTGTGCTGCGCCCTGGATGTTTCCAAAACGCAACCGCTTGATGGCCGGCATGTCTCATGCCGTTTTGATCGTCGAAGCTGAAAAAGGATCTGGCACGCTTATCACCTCGAGACGTGCGACGGACTACAATCGGGATGTGCTCACAATTCCTGGTTCTATTTTTTCCTCAAATTCCTATGGGCCCCACATGCTTATTCGCGACGGCGCAGTGCCCATCACTTGCAGTGAGGACATTTTAGAAGTATTTGGTCTTCTAAAGGATAGCGAGGCCGCCGAAAAAACAAACATCCCTGTGCAAGTGACCCTAGATTTGCCTGCCTCTGAAGAGCAAAAGATTGCAGATACTTTACAGATACCCCAAACAATAGATCAAATAATCCAACAAACAAATCTGCCTGCATACATAGTCAGAGCCACGCTTTCGCTTATGGAAATTAACGGCTTAATAAAAAAGGTGGCTGGCATTTTTTATAAGAAATAA